One Intestinimonas butyriciproducens genomic window, CTGGTGGTGCGGGGGGAGGACCTCCACATCGAAAAGCTGAGTCTGGACGGGGGAGACCTGAAGGTGGAGGGAAGCGTGGACTCCCTGACCTATGAGGACGACGGGGGCGAACGGGGCGGCTTCCTGGCCCGGCTGTTCCGATAGGTCCACGCGATGGGCGTCGACCTTCTGGACCAGGCCCTTACGTTCCTGGGCGCCGCCGGCCTGGGGACGGCGCTAGGCCTGGTATATGATCTGTTCCGCATCCTCCGGCGGCGGGTCCGGCTCCCCCTGCTGGGCTCCGCGCTGGATCTCCTCTTCTGGGCTCTGGTCACCGCGGGGCTCTTTCTCTATGCCATCGCCGCCGGGGGCGGGCAGCTGCGCATTTATATGGTGCTGGCCCTCTTCCTGGGAGCGGTCGTCTATTTTCTGGCGCTGAGCCGTCCGGCCCTCTTTCTGGCCGGTCTGGTGGCCGACGGGATCGCTTTTCTCTGGAAGCTCTGCACATTTCCCCTGGTCCTGCTGGGGCATGTCAGTAAAAAAATTGAAAAAGTTGCAAAGAAGCACTTCCATTATGGCCGAAGATGGTATAATATTAAACTGATACCCGAAGAGATGGAAGACTTGACCCGCCGGGCGGCGGGAGGAGGGGAGGGCGCACGACGTGATCAGAACAAAAAAGGCCGGACTGCTCACAAAGGTGGTGGTTCTGGCTCTGCTCATCTACATGGCGACGGCCCTGCTGAACCTCCAGGGCCAGATCCAGGAGGCGCAGGCCCAGCGGGACACGCTGAGCCAGCAGGTGGCGGAGCAGACCCAGATCAACGCCGAACTGGCCGAGGACGTAGCAAATCCGGACGACCCCGACCGCATCGCCGACATCGCCCGGGATAAGCTGGGCCTTGTGGCGCCCGGAGAGAAAGTCTTTATCATCACCAACTAGGGCTTGCTTGAAATGGATCATCCGTCCGAATGCCGGGTCTTTTGTCCCCCGGTCGGGCGCCGATTTCCGCCGGGGTCCGCCGGGACCCCGGCGAGGGAACGCTTGCCGGGGGCAAAGTGCTTCGGCGCCGGGCACACGGTCCATATTCAGACAAGCCCTAAAGAGATTCAGGCGAATATTCAAGGAGGATTTTGGGAGCAGTATGGAGTTTGGTGTAGGTTCTATTGTAGAAGGAAAAGTGACAGGCATCACAAAATTCGGCGCTTTTGTGTCACTGCCCGGCGGACGCTCGGGTCTGGTGCACATCTCTGAGATCGCCTATTCCTATGTGAACGATGTGAAAGACCATCTCACCGAGGGACAGGAGGTCAAGGTCAAGGTCATCGGAATCGATGAAAACAACCGCATCAATCTGTCCATCAAAAAGGCCATGGATCCCCCTCCCCGGCCGCCTCGCCCCGCGGGCGGCCAGGGCGGTTTTGCACCCCGGCCCAGCGGTCCCCGACAGGGCGGCTATGCGCCGCGGCAGGGCGGCGGGCGGTCCGGCGGATTTTCCAGGCAGCCCAGTGAGCCGGAGTCCTTTGAGGAACGGCTCAAGCATTTCATGCAGGCCTCCGACAGCAAGCTGTCGGAGATGAAGTACACAGAGAAGAGAAGCTCCCGCCGCGGCGGACGGAAATAAGAATGCAGAGGAAAATGCGCGGCTGAAGGACAAGCCGCGCATTTTTTCTGTGTGGGAGAGAAAGGCACAGCGGTATATCCGCCGCAAAAGAAAGCGGGCGCGCCCGATAAGGCGCGCCCAAAGGAAGGATCTTGCGTGGGAGAATGGCAGGAGTCCAGCCGGTAGGAGGGACAGGACTCTGTACAGACAGAGAGTAACATATATTCCTAAAAATGTCAACTAAAATTTTGAAAGGCGGAGGAGACAATGCTGATTTTCAACGGTGTGGTGCACCCGGTGGACGCTCCGGTGATCCCCAATGGATATGTGGAGCTGGAGGGTGGCAAGATCAAAGGCGTCGGCCCTATGGAGGCGCTGCCGAAGGGCTGCGAGGGCCCTTCCCTGGACGTGAAGAGCGGGCACATCGTTCCCGGCTTTGTGGATGCCCACTGTCACCTGGGGCTGTTCGGCGACGCCCTGAAGTTTGAGGGCGACGATGGCAACGAGGCCACTAACCCCTGCACCCCCCATGTGCGGGCCATCGACGGGGTGAATCCTCTGGACCGCTGCTTCCAGGAGGCGCGGGAGGGGGGCGTCACCACGGTGCTCACCGGGCCGGGCAGCGCCAACCCCATCAGCGGACAGGGCATTGTGATCAAGACCCTGGGCGCCTGGGTGGATCAAATGGTGCTCAAGGCGCCGGCCACTATGAAAATGGCTCTGGGCGAGAATCCCAAAACGGTGTACAACGGGCGAAAGGAGACCCCCACCACCCGGATGGGGACCGCGTCTGTCATTCGCACGGAGCTGGCCCGGGCGCTGGAGTATATGGACCGTCAGGACAAGGCGGATACCGAGGCGGGCACCAATGCGCCCGGCTATGATCCCAGGTTGGAGGCGCTGATCCCCGTGCTGCGGGGAGAGCTGCCCGTCCATATCCACGCCCACCGGGCGGACGATATCGCCACGGCGGTGCGGATCTGCCGGGAGTACGGACTGCAATTCGTGGTGGTCCACGGCACCGAGGGCTACCGCGTCACCGAGCTGCTGGCCGCCGAGGGCGTAGGCGTTATCACCGGGCCCATTCTCACAGACCGCAGCAAGCCCGAGCTGGCGGGCCTCACCATTGAAAACCCCGCCCGCCTGGCAAAGGCGGGGGTGGAGATCGCCATCTGCACCGACCACCCCGTCACCCCGATCCAGTATCTGCCCCTGTGCGCGGCCATTGCCGTCCGGGGCGGCCTGGAGCCGGAAGAGGCGCTGCGGGCCATCACTCTGGGCGGCGCCCGATTGGCTGGTGTGGCTCACCGTGTGGGTTCCCTGACGCCCGGGAAGGACGCCGACGTGGTGGTGACCAGCGGCCACCCGCTGGAGTGGACGGGAAGTGTGGAACATGTCTTTATCAACGGTATCCAGGTGAAGTGACCGCCGATTTGGGCAATGGGACGGAGGAGCGGGGACAGAATTTGTATAAAGTTCATAAAATCCAGGTGACTTTCCGTAGAGATGCTGGTATAATAAAGGTACCGAAGGGCGGAATGGACTGCCCCCGGTTACCACAGTCCCCGTGAGGGGACGAAAGAAGGAGCTGAATCGAATGAAGTTCGTATTCACCGACAAGAAGGTCACTCTGCCCGCGTCCGTCCATGCCTATGCGGAAAAGAAGGTAGGCAAGCTGGACCGCTATTTCAAGACGGAAGGCGAGGCATCTGTCGTCTTCAGTGTGGAAAAGGACCGGAACGTCTGCGAAATTACGGTCCGCTCCGGCAGCATGATCCTCCGCGCTTCGGAGAGTACCTCCGATATGCGCGCATCCATTGACGCCTGTGTCTCCGGCATGGAGCGCCAGATCCGCAAGAACAAGGCCCGCCTGGAAAAGCGTCTGCGCACCGACGCCTTCGAGCGCACGGTGGACGCCGCCGAAGTCTCCGACTTCGCACCCGAGGAGGAGGAGTCCGAGTTCAGGATCGTGCGGACCAAGCGGTTCCCCATCAAGCATATGACGGTGGAAGAGGCGGTGCTCCAGATGAATCTGGTGGGACACACCTTCTTCGCCTTTAAGAACGCCGATGCCGACGGGGCCTTCTCCGTGGTCTATACCCGCAACGGCGGCGGCTACGGCCTCATTGAGGACGACGTCTGAATCCAGGCAGTACAAGGGCCCGCCCCGGAGCTATGCTCCGGGGCGGGCTTTTATGATCCGCACCCCGTGAAAGGGGTTGACATAGCCCAGGGGGATGGGTATACTTTTCATATCAAAAAATTTTTATGTGATGTGATGTGATGAGATTGGAAGCAATTCACCAGAAAAATGCCAAACTGTTTAGGGCGCTGGGCGATCCCAACCGTCTAGCCATTCTCGCGCTGC contains:
- a CDS encoding FtsB family cell division protein, which gives rise to MIRTKKAGLLTKVVVLALLIYMATALLNLQGQIQEAQAQRDTLSQQVAEQTQINAELAEDVANPDDPDRIADIARDKLGLVAPGEKVFIITN
- a CDS encoding S1 RNA-binding domain-containing protein; protein product: MEFGVGSIVEGKVTGITKFGAFVSLPGGRSGLVHISEIAYSYVNDVKDHLTEGQEVKVKVIGIDENNRINLSIKKAMDPPPRPPRPAGGQGGFAPRPSGPRQGGYAPRQGGGRSGGFSRQPSEPESFEERLKHFMQASDSKLSEMKYTEKRSSRRGGRK
- the yabP gene encoding sporulation protein YabP, with product MQYEEKKLRAETAPHHVILEGRESLSVSGVEEVESFDENSIVMSTCKGTLVVRGEDLHIEKLSLDGGDLKVEGSVDSLTYEDDGGERGGFLARLFR
- a CDS encoding amidohydrolase yields the protein MLIFNGVVHPVDAPVIPNGYVELEGGKIKGVGPMEALPKGCEGPSLDVKSGHIVPGFVDAHCHLGLFGDALKFEGDDGNEATNPCTPHVRAIDGVNPLDRCFQEAREGGVTTVLTGPGSANPISGQGIVIKTLGAWVDQMVLKAPATMKMALGENPKTVYNGRKETPTTRMGTASVIRTELARALEYMDRQDKADTEAGTNAPGYDPRLEALIPVLRGELPVHIHAHRADDIATAVRICREYGLQFVVVHGTEGYRVTELLAAEGVGVITGPILTDRSKPELAGLTIENPARLAKAGVEIAICTDHPVTPIQYLPLCAAIAVRGGLEPEEALRAITLGGARLAGVAHRVGSLTPGKDADVVVTSGHPLEWTGSVEHVFINGIQVK
- the hpf gene encoding ribosome hibernation-promoting factor, HPF/YfiA family encodes the protein MKFVFTDKKVTLPASVHAYAEKKVGKLDRYFKTEGEASVVFSVEKDRNVCEITVRSGSMILRASESTSDMRASIDACVSGMERQIRKNKARLEKRLRTDAFERTVDAAEVSDFAPEEEESEFRIVRTKRFPIKHMTVEEAVLQMNLVGHTFFAFKNADADGAFSVVYTRNGGGYGLIEDDV